Proteins from a single region of Candidatus Rubrimentiphilum sp.:
- a CDS encoding peptide ABC transporter substrate-binding protein codes for MKRLTALGVALLLLASACAKQNGGTTAKPTGILRVANYVEPTSLNPLLATNTGENFLSSLAFNLLVTLNDKGNQVPDLAARVPSVENHGISTDGRTITYYLRHGVTWQDGAPFTSADVKFSWQAVMNPNNNVVERRGYDQVASVDTPDPYTVVFHLKQPFAPFVDTVFGESDDPFRIVPKHLLARYPNINRIPFNQKPIGTGPFQVVRWYRGDHVEYAANPHYFGGAPKLRTILVYTVPDGNTQMAELRSHGSDLLLDISATTYHGLTEVGGVKALLVKAPSYTSIVFNFKRPPLDDIRVRRAIVAAINDPRLVRDVTFGTATVAVADLSDFYWAFDSSLKPAAYDPSLAGRLLDQAGWRRDASGMRSKGGRKLSLQLVYGAGSATAQGIAVEVQSDLRRAGIDVPIKIYPYSMLYATQQLGGILQSGKFDLAEYAWVAGADPDNSSQWLCKMAPPKGNNIGSYCDPALDAAETAALNHFDRPTRKRAYSRIESLLIGDAPAAFNYYTKRRYGLNPNLQNFSPNGISEGWNANQWSL; via the coding sequence ATGAAACGCCTCACCGCGTTAGGCGTCGCGCTGCTTCTTCTCGCTTCGGCATGCGCCAAGCAGAACGGCGGCACGACTGCGAAACCGACGGGCATCCTGCGCGTGGCCAACTATGTCGAGCCGACGTCGCTCAACCCGCTGCTGGCAACGAACACGGGCGAGAACTTCCTTTCCAGTCTCGCGTTCAATCTGCTGGTCACGCTCAACGACAAAGGAAACCAAGTACCCGACTTGGCCGCTCGGGTGCCGAGCGTCGAAAATCATGGCATCAGCACCGACGGACGTACCATCACGTACTACCTGCGGCATGGCGTGACATGGCAGGACGGCGCGCCGTTTACGAGCGCCGACGTCAAATTCAGCTGGCAAGCCGTGATGAATCCGAACAACAACGTGGTTGAGCGGCGGGGTTACGATCAAGTAGCCTCCGTTGATACGCCCGATCCCTACACGGTCGTCTTTCATTTAAAGCAGCCGTTCGCGCCGTTCGTTGACACCGTCTTCGGCGAGAGCGACGACCCGTTCAGAATCGTGCCGAAACATCTGCTGGCGCGGTATCCGAACATCAACCGGATTCCGTTCAATCAAAAGCCGATTGGGACCGGGCCCTTTCAGGTCGTGCGCTGGTACCGCGGCGATCACGTTGAGTACGCGGCCAACCCGCACTACTTCGGCGGCGCGCCCAAGCTGCGCACGATCCTGGTTTACACCGTTCCCGACGGCAATACGCAGATGGCGGAGTTGCGATCCCACGGGTCGGATCTACTGCTCGACATCAGTGCGACGACGTATCACGGCTTGACCGAGGTCGGCGGCGTGAAAGCGTTATTGGTCAAAGCACCCTCGTACACGTCGATCGTCTTCAACTTTAAGCGCCCGCCGCTCGACGATATCCGCGTGCGGCGCGCCATCGTCGCTGCCATTAACGATCCGCGCCTTGTAAGAGACGTAACGTTTGGGACGGCGACGGTCGCGGTCGCCGACCTCTCGGACTTCTACTGGGCGTTCGATTCGAGCCTCAAACCCGCCGCGTACGATCCGTCCCTGGCAGGCCGCCTGCTCGACCAGGCCGGATGGCGCCGCGATGCATCGGGCATGCGCTCCAAGGGCGGCCGCAAACTCTCGCTGCAACTCGTCTATGGCGCCGGAAGCGCCACCGCGCAGGGCATCGCCGTCGAAGTGCAATCTGATCTGCGGCGGGCCGGAATCGATGTACCTATCAAGATCTATCCGTACAGTATGCTTTACGCCACCCAGCAGTTGGGCGGCATTCTGCAAAGCGGCAAATTCGATCTGGCGGAATACGCCTGGGTTGCCGGCGCCGATCCCGATAACTCCTCGCAGTGGCTATGCAAGATGGCGCCGCCAAAAGGAAACAACATCGGCAGCTACTGCGATCCCGCGCTCGATGCCGCCGAAACGGCTGCGCTGAATCACTTCGACCGGCCAACGCGCAAACGCGCTTACTCCCGCATCGAGTCGCTCCTCATCGGCGACGCTCCCGCCGCGTTTAACTATTACACGAAGCGGCGCTACGGACTGAACCCCAATCTCCAAAATTTCTCGCCCAACGGCATCAGTGAAGGATGGAACGCGAACCAGTGGTCACTCTAA
- the deoC gene encoding deoxyribose-phosphate aldolase produces MSVTVDAVMLEARAGSLAKRSIKTTTKVAGIKLAIACMDLTSLEGKDSEGRVRSLCAKALHPAPHLPDVPHVAAVCLYPNLVAIAKDLLRGTDVKVAAVSTAFPSGLSSMDVKLADTAEAIAAGADEIDMVIDRGAFLSGHYREVFDEIVAVKKVCGPVHLKVILETGELGSYDNVRRASDLALEAGADFIKTSTGKVGTNATFPVAVTMCEAIRDYARRTGRRAGLKVAGGVRNTKQAMTYLVIMKETLGESWLTPDLFRIGASSLLDDLLMQYEKELTGHYAGRDYFPMD; encoded by the coding sequence ATGAGCGTCACCGTCGACGCCGTCATGCTCGAGGCGCGCGCCGGCTCGCTGGCCAAGCGCTCGATCAAAACCACCACCAAGGTCGCCGGGATCAAGCTCGCGATCGCGTGCATGGATCTCACCTCCCTCGAAGGCAAGGACTCCGAAGGACGTGTGCGCTCGCTGTGCGCCAAGGCGCTGCACCCGGCGCCGCATCTCCCCGACGTACCGCACGTCGCTGCCGTCTGTCTCTATCCCAACTTGGTCGCGATCGCCAAGGACCTGCTGCGCGGCACCGACGTGAAGGTCGCCGCCGTCTCGACTGCGTTTCCAAGCGGGCTCTCGTCAATGGACGTGAAGCTCGCGGATACAGCTGAAGCCATCGCGGCCGGCGCCGATGAGATAGATATGGTCATCGATCGCGGTGCCTTCTTGTCCGGGCACTACCGCGAAGTCTTCGACGAGATCGTCGCGGTGAAAAAAGTGTGTGGTCCCGTCCACTTGAAAGTCATCCTCGAAACCGGCGAGCTGGGCAGCTACGACAACGTCCGGCGCGCGAGCGATCTTGCCCTCGAGGCGGGGGCCGACTTTATCAAGACGTCCACGGGCAAGGTCGGTACGAATGCCACCTTCCCAGTCGCAGTGACGATGTGCGAAGCGATTCGCGACTACGCACGGCGCACCGGCCGCCGCGCGGGACTCAAAGTCGCCGGCGGTGTTCGCAACACCAAACAAGCGATGACCTATCTGGTCATCATGAAAGAAACACTCGGCGAGTCGTGGCTGACGCCCGACCTTTTCCGCATCGGCGCCAGTTCGCTGCTGGACGATCTGCTGATGCAGTACGAGAAAGAGTTGACCGGCCACTACGCCGGGCGCGACTACTTTCCGATGGATTGA
- the hppD gene encoding 4-hydroxyphenylpyruvate dioxygenase: MSALTPPKTHPLAKIDWDYVEFYVGNAKQAAHYYCSAFGFEQVAYAGPETGLPDRASYVLVQNGLRFVLTSSLRPDDAITRHVARHGDGVSDIAILVDDCRAAFAAAIAGGAKAIAQPAELSDADGHIIKATIAAYGDTAHSFIERKNYRGVFMPTFVAQRKASNCVEKPNLQAIDHCVGNVGWGEMDAWGDFYARVFGFSQLVSFDDKDISTEYTALRSKVMTDAEHRVKFPINEPAQGKKKSQIEEYLDFYGGAGVQHIAIRTDDIIATIRALKANGVEFLDTPDTYYDDLEARVGRIDEAKQILRDLRILVDRDDLGYMLQIFTKPLQDRPTLFFEIIQRKGSLSFGKGNFKALFVSIEKEQERRGTL; the protein is encoded by the coding sequence ATGTCCGCACTCACCCCACCCAAAACGCATCCGCTCGCGAAGATCGACTGGGACTATGTCGAGTTCTATGTCGGCAACGCAAAGCAAGCCGCGCATTACTATTGCTCGGCGTTTGGTTTCGAGCAGGTCGCGTACGCTGGTCCGGAGACGGGCCTGCCCGATCGCGCATCGTATGTGCTCGTGCAGAACGGCCTGCGCTTCGTTTTGACGTCGAGCTTGCGTCCCGACGACGCAATTACGCGCCACGTCGCGCGGCATGGAGACGGAGTCAGTGATATTGCAATCCTCGTCGACGACTGCCGCGCCGCCTTTGCCGCAGCAATTGCCGGCGGCGCCAAAGCGATCGCGCAGCCGGCCGAACTTAGCGATGCAGACGGCCACATTATAAAAGCCACGATCGCCGCCTATGGCGACACGGCACACAGTTTCATCGAGCGTAAAAATTACCGCGGAGTTTTCATGCCCACATTCGTGGCGCAACGAAAAGCCTCCAACTGCGTCGAGAAGCCCAACCTGCAAGCCATCGATCACTGCGTCGGCAACGTCGGCTGGGGCGAGATGGATGCGTGGGGTGACTTTTACGCGCGCGTCTTCGGGTTTTCGCAGCTGGTGTCGTTCGACGATAAAGACATCTCGACGGAGTACACGGCGCTTCGCTCAAAGGTGATGACGGACGCCGAGCACCGCGTCAAGTTTCCGATTAACGAACCCGCGCAAGGCAAAAAGAAATCGCAGATCGAGGAGTATTTGGATTTCTATGGCGGCGCGGGCGTTCAACACATTGCGATTCGCACCGACGACATTATTGCGACGATTCGCGCGCTAAAAGCCAACGGCGTCGAGTTTCTCGACACGCCCGACACGTATTACGACGATCTCGAGGCGCGCGTGGGCCGGATCGATGAAGCCAAGCAGATCCTCCGCGACCTCCGCATCCTGGTCGATCGCGACGACCTCGGCTACATGCTTCAAATATTCACCAAGCCGCTGCAAGACCGGCCGACCTTGTTCTTTGAGATCATCCAGCGCAAGGGCAGCTTGAGTTTCGGCAAGGGTAACTTTAAGGCGTTATTCGTCTCTATCGAAAAAGAGCAAGAACGCCGGGGAACGCTATGA
- the fahA gene encoding fumarylacetoacetase translates to MRSWVPVPAGSDFPLENLPYGVFKADGGSHIGVAIGDMIFDLHAASEAGVLGDWLPQDIARAGTLNPLLAQGRDVWSKLRARLQSLLQSGATELEGRNREALLVRRNGAEMALPVSVGDYVDFYSSLEHATNLGKIMRPGSEPLLPNWKWLPIGYHGRSGTIVVDGTPIVRPSGQIKPADANPEFAPTRMLDVELEVGFLTGPGNALGQPISTAQARDHIFGLVLVNDWSARDIQAWEYQPLGPFLGKSFATSISPWVVTLDALEHYRVPGPVQDPPVLEHLRSKDDWNYDVALNIELQTDEMRAQGVAAEVISRSNFKYMYWNMAQQLAHATSNGATVRPGDLFASGTISGPERGSYGSLIELTWRGAEPLSLASGEERSFLEDGDTVTLTGHCEAPGKPRIGFGKVSGTVIPAGRHNT, encoded by the coding sequence ATGCGATCGTGGGTACCGGTGCCGGCCGGGTCGGATTTTCCACTTGAAAATCTGCCGTACGGCGTCTTCAAGGCGGACGGAGGATCGCACATCGGCGTCGCGATCGGCGACATGATCTTCGATCTGCATGCGGCGTCGGAGGCGGGTGTGCTCGGCGACTGGTTGCCGCAAGACATTGCACGCGCCGGCACGCTAAATCCGTTATTGGCGCAAGGCCGCGACGTCTGGTCGAAGTTGCGCGCTCGCTTGCAATCACTGCTTCAGAGCGGAGCTACGGAGCTGGAGGGGCGCAATCGAGAGGCATTGCTGGTGCGCCGCAACGGAGCGGAGATGGCGCTGCCCGTTAGCGTGGGCGATTACGTTGATTTCTATTCGTCACTCGAACACGCAACGAATCTCGGAAAGATCATGCGCCCCGGCAGCGAGCCGCTGCTGCCGAACTGGAAGTGGCTCCCGATTGGATACCATGGCCGCTCGGGAACGATTGTTGTCGACGGCACGCCTATTGTTCGCCCAAGCGGTCAGATCAAGCCGGCGGACGCCAACCCGGAGTTTGCGCCGACCCGCATGCTCGACGTGGAGTTAGAGGTTGGCTTTCTCACAGGTCCCGGCAACGCGCTCGGGCAGCCAATCTCTACGGCCCAAGCGCGGGATCATATCTTTGGCTTGGTCCTCGTGAACGATTGGAGCGCACGCGACATACAAGCATGGGAGTATCAGCCGCTCGGGCCATTCCTAGGGAAGTCGTTCGCAACCTCAATCTCTCCGTGGGTCGTAACGCTCGACGCGCTCGAACACTATCGCGTTCCGGGTCCGGTGCAGGATCCTCCGGTTCTCGAACACTTGCGCTCTAAAGACGATTGGAACTATGACGTCGCGTTAAACATCGAATTGCAGACCGATGAGATGCGCGCGCAAGGCGTCGCGGCTGAGGTGATCTCGCGGTCGAATTTCAAATACATGTATTGGAACATGGCTCAGCAGCTTGCGCATGCAACGTCCAACGGCGCTACGGTTCGCCCCGGCGATCTGTTCGCGTCCGGCACCATCTCGGGCCCCGAACGCGGCAGCTACGGCAGCCTCATCGAATTGACATGGCGCGGAGCGGAACCGCTTAGCCTTGCATCCGGCGAAGAGCGCAGCTTTCTTGAGGATGGTGATACCGTAACGCTGACGGGCCATTGTGAAGCGCCGGGCAAGCCGCGCATAGGCTTCGGAAAAGTGAGCGGGACTGTGATTCCCGCGGGGAGGCACAACACATGA
- a CDS encoding EAL domain-containing protein, producing the protein MSTWPTDPRVFASLFETTPSAIFALDRAGRVLAANAAASELTGYSNEALLKLDITQLAPDSIKFVSEALEAARANKPTAAEMDLTRLDGSAVPVQVTTIPIVEGGKFTGNIFFRIEEAHYLSEMRRTRAHMRTLAYYDSLTGLPNRIFFQERLRDALEHAPGHEPCVALLFLDLDRFKDINDTLGHALGDRFLQLIGERLVLLVKNRGIVARLGGDEFVVLVSRCSGKEDVRQLAEELRHSVDQPYRIEGYEQYITTSIGIAIYPEHGRNDQVLIKNADIAMYHAKEQGRNAYFFYDEAFDAPIRTRLAQEKQLRAALTNDEFLLQYQPILQMADGNPIVAVEALVRWNHPTQGLISPDAFIPAAEASGLIIPLGEWVEQTAAECMRKWQDKFGFMTLALNISARQFHQRDLCERLVSIVAEAGLAPQSIEVEITESMALFDAKHAIETIHALKNAGTQIAIDDFGTGHSSLNYLRRFEADHLKIDRSFVAGIGSRGSDETLVKAIVAMGHSLGLKIVAEGVETNEQFEFLRSHDCDLVQGNLFSPPLDPAPLEELLATHRENSARRK; encoded by the coding sequence GTGAGTACCTGGCCCACTGACCCGCGCGTCTTTGCATCGCTTTTCGAGACCACGCCGAGCGCGATCTTCGCGCTCGATCGCGCCGGACGCGTCTTAGCCGCGAATGCGGCTGCATCGGAGCTGACCGGCTACTCAAACGAAGCGCTTCTCAAGCTCGACATCACGCAGCTTGCACCCGACTCCATAAAATTTGTATCTGAGGCGCTCGAGGCCGCGCGCGCCAATAAGCCGACCGCCGCCGAGATGGATCTCACACGGCTGGACGGCTCGGCGGTGCCGGTTCAAGTCACGACGATCCCGATCGTCGAAGGCGGCAAATTCACCGGCAATATCTTTTTCCGGATCGAAGAGGCCCACTATCTCTCCGAGATGCGCCGCACGCGCGCGCACATGCGCACGCTGGCCTATTATGATTCGCTGACCGGATTGCCCAACCGCATCTTCTTTCAGGAACGGCTGCGCGACGCACTCGAACATGCTCCTGGTCACGAACCGTGCGTCGCACTGCTCTTTCTCGACCTCGACCGCTTTAAAGACATCAACGATACCCTCGGCCACGCGCTCGGCGATCGCTTTCTGCAACTCATCGGCGAGCGGCTCGTCCTGCTGGTCAAGAACCGCGGAATCGTTGCGCGTCTGGGCGGCGACGAGTTCGTCGTGCTCGTCTCGCGCTGCTCCGGCAAAGAAGATGTGCGTCAGCTTGCCGAGGAGTTGCGGCACAGCGTCGACCAGCCGTACCGGATCGAAGGCTACGAACAGTACATAACGACCAGCATCGGCATCGCAATCTACCCGGAGCACGGGCGCAACGACCAGGTGCTCATCAAGAATGCCGACATCGCCATGTATCACGCCAAGGAACAGGGGCGTAACGCCTACTTCTTCTACGACGAAGCATTCGACGCGCCCATCCGCACGCGGCTGGCGCAAGAAAAACAGCTGCGGGCGGCACTGACTAATGACGAATTCCTACTGCAGTATCAACCGATCTTGCAGATGGCTGACGGCAATCCCATCGTTGCCGTCGAGGCACTCGTTCGGTGGAATCACCCGACGCAAGGGTTGATATCGCCCGACGCTTTTATTCCCGCAGCCGAAGCCAGCGGCCTGATTATTCCGCTGGGAGAATGGGTCGAGCAAACCGCCGCCGAGTGCATGCGTAAGTGGCAGGACAAATTCGGCTTCATGACACTCGCGCTGAATATCTCGGCGCGGCAGTTTCATCAGCGCGATCTCTGCGAGCGGCTGGTCTCGATCGTTGCCGAGGCCGGTTTAGCTCCACAATCCATCGAGGTCGAGATTACCGAAAGCATGGCACTCTTCGACGCCAAGCACGCGATCGAGACCATTCACGCCCTGAAAAACGCCGGCACCCAAATCGCCATCGACGACTTTGGGACGGGCCACTCGTCGCTGAACTATCTGCGCCGCTTCGAGGCCGACCACCTGAAGATCGACCGCTCGTTCGTGGCGGGCATCGGCAGCCGCGGCAGCGACGAAACCCTGGTGAAGGCGATCGTAGCCATGGGCCACAGCCTAGGGTTAAAGATCGTGGCCGAGGGCGTGGAAACGAACGAGCAGTTCGAATTTCTGCGCTCCCACGACTGCGATCTGGTGCAAGGCAACCTGTTCTCCCCGCCCTTGGACCCGGCGCCGCTGGAAGAATTGCTCGCAACACACAGGGAAAACTCCGCCCGCCGCAAGTAA
- a CDS encoding SUMF1/EgtB/PvdO family nonheme iron enzyme, with product MLSQVEKLDREALADWYRRNRERSAHIFSLVEPAAYYDRPIPLRHPFAFYEGHLPVFSYLVVNERALGEAPLDARLEKIFERGIDPSSVADASKHERDDWPTKEQTQAFGRKCDERIYAAISNAQLVDPNVPRLVRGQAIYTALEHEPMHHETLIYLLHQLAPEKKRRMTQKHRDSTPPRNEFVEIASGTATLGARRDAIPFGWDNEFDEHQAAVGAFAIQRFPVTNGEYREFVAAGGAVPPFWIERDGTFALRGVFEELPLPLSWPVYVRHTDAEAYAKWKGARLATEAEYHRAAFGTPQGTERAFPWGDEPPNAAHGNFDFQRYDPEPVDAHPGGASAWGVHDLIGNGWEWTGTQFAPFAGFEPMASYPQYSADFFDGKHYVMKGASPVTARELIRRSFRNWFFADYPYMYAKFRLVNDR from the coding sequence GTGCTGAGTCAAGTTGAAAAGCTCGACCGCGAGGCGCTCGCCGATTGGTACCGCCGTAACCGCGAACGATCCGCCCACATATTCTCGCTGGTCGAACCGGCCGCGTACTACGATCGCCCGATTCCGCTGCGGCACCCGTTTGCGTTTTACGAGGGCCATCTGCCGGTGTTCAGCTATCTTGTCGTCAACGAGCGCGCCTTGGGCGAAGCTCCACTCGACGCGCGCCTCGAAAAGATTTTTGAACGGGGCATCGATCCGTCCAGCGTCGCAGACGCGAGCAAGCACGAACGCGACGATTGGCCGACTAAAGAGCAAACCCAAGCTTTCGGCCGCAAGTGCGACGAGCGCATCTATGCGGCGATTTCAAACGCGCAGCTCGTCGATCCGAACGTGCCGCGCCTCGTTCGCGGACAGGCGATCTACACGGCGCTCGAGCACGAACCGATGCACCACGAGACGCTGATCTATCTCCTCCATCAGCTGGCGCCCGAAAAAAAGCGGCGCATGACGCAAAAACACCGCGATTCCACGCCGCCGCGCAACGAATTCGTTGAGATCGCGTCCGGCACGGCTACGCTCGGCGCGCGCCGCGACGCAATCCCGTTCGGCTGGGACAATGAGTTCGACGAGCATCAAGCCGCCGTCGGAGCCTTTGCAATTCAACGGTTTCCCGTGACCAACGGCGAGTACCGCGAGTTCGTCGCCGCCGGCGGCGCCGTGCCGCCGTTTTGGATCGAGCGCGACGGCACGTTTGCGCTGCGCGGCGTCTTCGAAGAGCTGCCGCTCCCGTTGTCGTGGCCCGTGTACGTGCGGCATACCGACGCGGAAGCGTACGCAAAGTGGAAAGGCGCGCGCTTGGCAACTGAAGCCGAGTACCATCGTGCCGCGTTCGGCACGCCGCAAGGAACGGAGCGCGCGTTTCCGTGGGGCGATGAGCCTCCCAATGCGGCACACGGAAACTTCGACTTCCAGCGTTACGACCCGGAACCGGTCGATGCGCATCCCGGCGGCGCGAGCGCGTGGGGCGTCCACGATCTCATCGGCAACGGCTGGGAGTGGACCGGAACGCAATTCGCGCCGTTTGCCGGCTTCGAACCGATGGCGAGTTATCCCCAATACAGCGCCGACTTTTTCGACGGCAAACACTATGTGATGAAGGGTGCTTCGCCGGTAACCGCGCGCGAATTGATCCGCCGCAGTTTCAGAAACTGGTTCTTTGCCGACTATCCGTACATGTACGCGAAGTTCCGTTTGGTCAACGATAGATGA
- a CDS encoding energy transducer TonB, whose amino-acid sequence MIPTPAPSPAIDPCNHPPAIIRQAPLSLLRPLNLPPASILQQQRVQPRGPAPSYGVSGLLTVVIDLTIAKDGSVTAGRLVDPSGLPQLDQNALESAMHTIYAPAAKDCKPVVDHYSFKVTFDPSL is encoded by the coding sequence GTGATACCGACGCCGGCGCCTTCTCCCGCGATCGATCCGTGCAATCATCCGCCTGCCATCATTAGGCAAGCTCCTTTATCTCTGCTTAGGCCGCTCAATTTGCCGCCGGCTTCGATTCTGCAGCAGCAGCGCGTGCAACCCAGAGGCCCGGCCCCGAGCTACGGTGTTTCCGGCTTACTTACGGTTGTCATCGATCTGACAATTGCGAAAGACGGCTCGGTTACCGCCGGCCGCCTTGTCGACCCCAGCGGTCTACCGCAGCTTGATCAGAACGCCCTCGAGTCGGCGATGCACACGATCTACGCGCCGGCAGCGAAAGACTGCAAGCCGGTGGTCGACCATTACAGCTTTAAAGTAACGTTCGACCCGAGTCTTTAG
- a CDS encoding aldehyde dehydrogenase family protein → MAIFEYAPAPETTKTPIREQYGLFIDGKWTAPRSGQYFDTVNPATEETLARVAYASEEDVDRAVRAARKAYDKYWRKMRPADRAKYVYRIARAITERSRELAVLETMDGGKPIKESRDFDIPLSAAHFFYYAGWADKLEWAMRAGEQAQPIGVAGQIVPWNFPLLMAAWKVAPALACGNTVVLKPAETTPLTALALAQIAAEADLPPGVFNVITGDGASGAALVGHSDVDKIAFTGSTEVGKAIQRSIAGTGKRLTLELGGKAAHIVFADAPMDQAIEGIVNGIYFNQGHVCCAGSRLLVEESVHEQIVVRLTDRIQTLRLGNPLDKNTDVGAINSKMQLEKIKELVSSGIDEGATLVQQSCALPERGYFFPASFFTNVQQSHRIAREEIFGPVLSILTFRTPEEAVDKANNTPYGLSAGIWTDKGSKNMYIAQYLRAGVVWCNTFNQFDPSSPFGGYRESGFGREGGVHGLREYLAH, encoded by the coding sequence ATGGCAATATTTGAATACGCGCCGGCCCCCGAAACCACCAAGACGCCGATTCGCGAGCAGTACGGACTGTTTATCGACGGCAAATGGACCGCGCCGCGCAGCGGGCAGTATTTCGACACGGTGAACCCCGCCACCGAAGAGACGCTGGCGCGCGTTGCCTATGCGAGCGAGGAAGACGTCGATCGCGCCGTGCGCGCGGCGCGCAAAGCTTACGACAAGTACTGGCGCAAAATGCGGCCCGCGGATCGCGCCAAATATGTGTACCGCATCGCGCGCGCGATCACCGAACGTTCGCGCGAACTGGCCGTGCTCGAAACGATGGACGGCGGAAAGCCCATCAAAGAATCGCGCGACTTCGACATCCCGCTCTCAGCTGCGCACTTCTTCTATTATGCCGGCTGGGCCGACAAACTCGAGTGGGCCATGCGCGCGGGAGAGCAAGCGCAGCCAATCGGCGTGGCCGGTCAGATCGTGCCGTGGAATTTCCCGCTGCTCATGGCGGCGTGGAAGGTCGCGCCGGCCTTGGCCTGCGGCAACACGGTGGTCCTGAAGCCCGCCGAAACGACGCCGTTGACCGCACTGGCGCTCGCGCAGATCGCAGCCGAAGCCGATCTTCCCCCGGGCGTATTCAATGTCATCACCGGCGACGGCGCAAGCGGCGCCGCGCTCGTCGGCCATAGCGACGTCGACAAAATTGCATTCACGGGCTCGACTGAAGTAGGTAAAGCCATTCAACGTTCCATCGCCGGCACCGGGAAGCGGCTTACCCTCGAACTCGGAGGGAAAGCAGCGCACATCGTCTTCGCCGATGCGCCGATGGATCAAGCGATCGAAGGCATCGTGAATGGCATCTACTTCAATCAAGGACACGTCTGCTGCGCGGGTTCGCGGCTTCTCGTAGAGGAGAGCGTTCACGAGCAGATCGTCGTGCGGCTGACCGATCGCATTCAAACATTGCGCCTGGGAAACCCGCTCGACAAAAACACGGACGTCGGCGCCATCAATTCAAAGATGCAGCTGGAGAAAATCAAGGAACTGGTCAGCAGCGGCATCGACGAAGGCGCGACGCTCGTCCAGCAGTCGTGCGCGCTTCCGGAACGCGGGTACTTCTTCCCGGCTTCATTCTTCACCAACGTCCAACAGTCTCACCGGATTGCGCGTGAGGAGATATTTGGTCCCGTGCTTTCAATCCTGACGTTCAGGACCCCCGAAGAAGCAGTCGACAAAGCTAACAACACGCCCTACGGCCTCTCCGCGGGAATCTGGACCGACAAGGGGAGCAAGAATATGTACATCGCGCAGTATTTGCGCGCCGGCGTCGTGTGGTGCAACACGTTCAACCAATTCGATCCGAGTTCGCCCTTTGGCGGTTATCGCGAATCCGGATTCGGGCGCGAGGGTGGCGTCCACGGTCTCCGTGAGTACCTGGCCCACTGA
- a CDS encoding homogentisate 1,2-dioxygenase: MRAGALPPKRHIQFRRPDGGLYAEELFSTKGFDSAYSLLYHLRPPTATLNVKPWRRPAIKLQPNEPLRNRHFKTAAIKPGADAIEARTPLLGNSDVLISVAETSSPMKYFYRNVGGDELLFIHRGSGTIETPFGDLAYGPRDYVLLPTGTTYKVVPDSATRMLVYESSGMITIPRKFRNDFGQLEEHAPYYERDFRAPQLRAPIDETGEFEVRVTNAGRNAVYTVQNHPCDVIGWDGYCYPYAFNLDEYAPVTGKLHQPPPSHATFEAPGAAFCAFVPRMFDYHPLAIPIPYNHSSVDCDEVLYYVSGNFMSRRGVEEGSITLHAAGAPHGPQPGAIEASLGKTSTDEIAVMVDTFAPLQIAEAALGIEDDEYYRSWISDAANP, from the coding sequence GTGCGGGCGGGAGCACTTCCGCCGAAGCGTCACATTCAATTCCGCCGCCCGGACGGGGGTCTCTACGCCGAAGAGCTCTTCTCTACAAAGGGTTTCGACAGCGCGTACTCGCTGCTGTATCATCTGCGCCCGCCGACCGCCACCCTCAACGTAAAGCCGTGGCGCCGTCCCGCGATCAAACTTCAGCCAAACGAGCCGCTGCGCAACCGGCATTTTAAGACCGCAGCGATTAAACCGGGCGCAGATGCAATCGAAGCTCGCACGCCGCTCCTAGGAAACTCGGACGTGTTGATCAGCGTCGCCGAAACGTCCTCACCCATGAAATACTTCTACCGCAACGTCGGCGGCGATGAATTGCTGTTCATTCACCGCGGCAGCGGAACGATCGAGACGCCGTTCGGCGACCTCGCCTACGGCCCGCGCGACTACGTTCTTTTGCCGACGGGAACCACGTACAAAGTTGTGCCGGACTCGGCCACGCGCATGCTTGTCTACGAGAGCAGCGGCATGATTACCATACCGCGTAAATTCCGTAACGATTTTGGGCAGTTGGAGGAGCACGCTCCTTACTACGAGCGCGACTTCCGTGCGCCGCAGCTGCGTGCGCCAATAGACGAAACGGGTGAGTTCGAAGTGCGCGTGACGAATGCCGGGAGAAACGCCGTGTACACGGTGCAGAATCACCCGTGCGACGTCATCGGCTGGGACGGCTATTGCTATCCCTACGCATTCAATCTCGACGAATACGCGCCGGTCACCGGGAAGCTGCACCAGCCGCCGCCGTCGCACGCGACGTTTGAAGCGCCCGGCGCCGCGTTCTGCGCTTTCGTTCCGCGCATGTTCGACTATCATCCGCTCGCAATTCCGATCCCATACAACCATTCGAGCGTTGACTGCGACGAAGTGCTCTATTACGTCAGCGGCAATTTCATGAGCCGGCGTGGCGTTGAGGAAGGTTCGATTACGTTGCACGCCGCCGGCGCGCCGCACGGTCCGCAGCCCGGCGCGATCGAAGCGAGTTTAGGGAAAACGTCGACGGACGAAATCGCGGTTATGGTGGACACGTTTGCGCCGCTGCAGATCGCCGAAGCCGCACTTGGCATTGAGGACGACGAGTACTACCGCTCCTGGATATCGGACGCGGCGAATCCGTGA